A part of Bartonella quintana genomic DNA contains:
- the traG gene encoding Ti-type conjugative transfer system protein TraG, with translation MKYTKIQLALILTPIALGALTIFLVPHLLSFVINDLKANHVYWYVRSEPLLVLMLVATVSLCYTLSQKLHLRKAITLVSAVFFGITALYFIGGEIKRLTPYVGQQGITWSYALKFMDPMVVFGVICGVVLLVIQVMISSPPTSKVKRAKKGIFGDASWMNLKEAAKIFPANGQIVVGERYRVDQDGVCNIPFAPGNKTTWGKGGTAPLLTFNLDFGSTHMIFFAGSGGYKTTSTVVPTCLTYPGPIVCLDPSTEIAPMVRFARKKMDNRNVIVLDPNSLLTKNFNVLDWLLDDSVPRTQREANIVGFSKLLLTDKKSENSSAEYFSTQAHNLLTALLAHVIFSDEYEDSERNLKTLRAILSQSETAVVNQLRMIQETTSSPFIREMVGIFTEMADQTFSGVYTTASKDTQWLSLSNYADLVCGNDFSSSDIANGKTDVFLNLPASILNSYPAIGRVIIGAFLNAMVTADGKYKKRVLFVLDEVDLLGYMNILEEARDRGRKYGTSLMLFYQSSGQLVNHFGEAGARSWFESCSFVSYAAIKDLQTAKDISERCGQMTVEVTGTNKSRGLSLGKSSYNVNYQQRALILPHEIIQEMRQDEQIILMQGQPPLRCGRAIYFRRKEMLAAANKNRFAPQAKKN, from the coding sequence ATGAAATACACAAAGATACAGCTGGCGCTTATTTTAACGCCAATCGCTTTAGGTGCTTTAACGATATTCCTTGTCCCGCATTTATTGTCATTTGTGATCAATGATTTGAAAGCCAATCACGTTTACTGGTATGTTCGTTCAGAGCCCTTATTGGTGCTGATGCTGGTTGCTACTGTGTCATTATGTTATACCCTATCGCAAAAGCTGCACCTGCGCAAAGCAATCACGCTGGTCTCCGCTGTCTTTTTTGGGATCACTGCTCTTTACTTTATTGGCGGTGAAATAAAACGCTTAACTCCCTATGTTGGGCAACAAGGGATAACATGGAGCTATGCTCTCAAGTTCATGGATCCTATGGTTGTTTTTGGCGTCATTTGTGGTGTTGTTCTTTTAGTAATTCAAGTCATGATAAGCTCTCCGCCCACAAGCAAAGTCAAGCGTGCGAAAAAAGGAATTTTTGGGGATGCTTCATGGATGAATTTAAAAGAAGCAGCAAAAATTTTTCCCGCCAATGGTCAAATTGTTGTTGGCGAAAGATACCGTGTTGACCAAGACGGTGTGTGCAATATTCCCTTTGCGCCTGGCAATAAAACAACATGGGGAAAAGGGGGAACAGCCCCTTTGCTTACCTTTAATCTTGATTTTGGTTCAACCCACATGATCTTTTTTGCCGGTTCTGGTGGGTATAAAACAACAAGTACAGTTGTTCCGACCTGTTTAACCTATCCAGGACCTATTGTTTGCCTTGATCCTTCAACAGAAATTGCGCCAATGGTTAGGTTTGCGCGGAAAAAAATGGACAATAGAAATGTCATTGTTCTCGATCCCAATTCCCTCTTAACAAAAAATTTTAATGTACTTGATTGGCTTTTAGACGATAGCGTACCGCGCACACAACGTGAAGCTAATATTGTCGGTTTTTCCAAACTGCTTCTTACGGATAAAAAATCAGAGAATTCTTCGGCAGAATATTTTTCGACACAAGCACATAATCTTTTAACCGCGCTTCTTGCACATGTCATTTTCTCTGATGAATATGAAGACAGTGAGCGCAATTTAAAAACATTGCGCGCGATCCTTTCTCAGTCAGAAACGGCTGTTGTGAATCAATTGCGCATGATTCAAGAAACAACATCTTCTCCTTTTATTCGTGAAATGGTTGGTATTTTCACCGAAATGGCAGACCAAACCTTTTCAGGGGTCTATACAACGGCATCAAAAGATACCCAGTGGCTTTCTTTGTCCAATTACGCTGATCTTGTTTGTGGCAATGATTTTTCGTCTTCGGATATTGCAAATGGAAAGACAGATGTTTTTCTGAATCTTCCTGCAAGCATTTTGAACAGTTATCCAGCGATTGGACGCGTGATTATTGGCGCTTTTTTAAATGCGATGGTTACGGCTGACGGAAAATATAAAAAGCGTGTTTTGTTTGTCTTGGATGAAGTTGATCTTCTTGGTTATATGAATATTTTAGAGGAAGCACGCGACCGTGGGCGTAAATACGGCACATCCTTGATGCTCTTTTATCAATCCTCTGGTCAGTTGGTCAATCACTTTGGAGAAGCGGGGGCGCGTTCATGGTTTGAAAGTTGCTCATTTGTCAGTTACGCCGCCATTAAAGATCTCCAAACAGCCAAAGACATTTCAGAGCGCTGTGGTCAAATGACAGTTGAAGTAACCGGAACAAACAAATCGAGAGGTTTGTCTTTGGGAAAGAGCTCTTACAACGTCAATTATCAACAAAGAGCCTTGATTTTACCCCATGAAATTATTCAGGAAATGCGCCAAGATGAACAAATCATTCTTATGCAAGGACAACCCCCTTTACGATGTGGTCGAGCAATTTACTTTAGAAGAAAAGAAATGTTAGCCGCTGCTAACAAAAACCGTTTTGCTCCACAAGCAAAGAAAAATTAA
- a CDS encoding antitoxin VbhA family protein → MKITRTGHFATFMLEELQKQRETIDKAISIHALEGRTLRFKMLKISKEYAKGDFSPEEFNHLINHPPY, encoded by the coding sequence ATGAAAATAACCCGAACAGGCCATTTCGCAACTTTTATGCTAGAAGAATTACAAAAGCAGCGTGAGACGATTGATAAAGCCATTAGCATTCATGCTCTTGAGGGAAGAACGCTCCGTTTCAAAATGCTCAAAATCTCAAAAGAATACGCGAAGGGGGACTTTTCACCTGAAGAGTTTAACCACCTCATAAACCACCCGCCTTACTGA
- a CDS encoding BID domain-containing T4SS effector encodes MLEHNYFYKNSATLKNKHGIKNPRKLYERCAHETAKEAVNFRLEPPPREFDAAYLRTIHWCLFHNTFEWAGVTRDQPFTFEDGSTACMPAMRPKGYKVPFAVGSQIQRELKKLEQRLIAKNNLQGLSRQEFAANAAEVFTALDHAHPFRKGNGRTQRMFMEKLGQAAGYKIDFSLITKERMTYASIEAMQHNNPEPMKDLFEDITHPQKSLLLKEFIFQMRSAGLDEINNHIVLAAKEGVTYDGIYKGSSAEGFVIELEGGTFIVGHKDDLKPEQVKILQNGDFISFQKNNVQNMRETLIPSEILAPLTNEILAERLVNHCGVESYRHEVEWLSKIVYGNTQALSQMIETINIDPSLGEQFADHIIQNPKSVGKLAGKKILGLRSPARKRAEETVSQLGDTLKSYADMTHKTMTDIIEQYSREQRRTARSVENPGKDLQNLFALFPEQQRDVLSHSPTLQQQLHRFSRQLQNRLSSEERRAIQENDCTRLSCLLGVSASKAKEIAQIVKHTKEAQCQMHTLKVCRSALMALTG; translated from the coding sequence ATGTTAGAGCATAATTATTTTTATAAAAACAGCGCAACACTGAAAAATAAACATGGCATAAAAAACCCGCGAAAACTGTATGAACGCTGTGCTCATGAGACAGCCAAAGAAGCTGTAAATTTTCGCCTTGAACCGCCACCACGGGAATTTGATGCCGCTTATTTAAGGACAATTCACTGGTGCCTTTTCCATAACACTTTTGAATGGGCTGGTGTTACCCGAGATCAGCCCTTTACATTTGAAGATGGCAGCACTGCATGTATGCCAGCTATGCGACCAAAAGGTTATAAGGTTCCTTTTGCTGTCGGTTCACAAATTCAAAGAGAGCTTAAAAAATTAGAACAAAGACTAATCGCGAAGAATAATTTGCAAGGCTTATCGCGCCAAGAATTTGCTGCAAATGCTGCTGAAGTTTTTACAGCTCTCGACCACGCGCATCCTTTCAGAAAAGGCAATGGGCGCACACAACGAATGTTTATGGAAAAACTCGGACAAGCGGCAGGCTATAAGATTGATTTTTCTTTGATCACAAAAGAACGTATGACATATGCCAGCATTGAAGCGATGCAACATAACAATCCAGAACCCATGAAAGATCTTTTTGAGGATATCACTCACCCTCAAAAATCCCTTCTTTTAAAGGAATTTATCTTTCAGATGAGAAGCGCTGGACTTGACGAAATTAACAATCATATTGTTTTGGCAGCAAAAGAAGGTGTGACCTATGATGGCATTTATAAAGGTTCTTCAGCTGAAGGTTTTGTCATAGAATTAGAAGGTGGCACTTTCATCGTCGGGCACAAAGATGATCTTAAGCCAGAGCAAGTGAAAATATTACAGAATGGTGATTTCATCTCCTTTCAGAAAAACAATGTTCAAAACATGAGAGAAACACTTATCCCAAGCGAGATATTAGCGCCTCTCACCAATGAGATCCTTGCCGAAAGGCTCGTAAACCATTGTGGGGTTGAATCATACCGCCATGAAGTCGAGTGGTTATCAAAAATTGTTTACGGCAACACACAAGCATTAAGCCAAATGATTGAGACAATCAATATAGATCCAAGTTTAGGCGAACAGTTTGCTGATCACATTATCCAAAATCCTAAATCAGTTGGTAAGCTTGCCGGGAAGAAAATCCTGGGTCTAAGAAGCCCAGCGCGCAAACGTGCGGAAGAGACTGTTTCACAGCTGGGTGACACACTTAAAAGTTATGCCGATATGACACATAAGACCATGACTGACATCATAGAGCAATACTCAAGAGAACAAAGACGCACAGCGCGCTCTGTCGAAAATCCTGGGAAAGACTTGCAAAACCTTTTTGCCTTGTTCCCAGAACAACAAAGAGATGTCTTGTCTCATTCCCCTACGCTGCAACAACAACTCCATCGTTTTTCGCGTCAATTGCAAAATCGTTTATCATCAGAGGAGCGTCGAGCCATACAAGAAAACGATTGCACAAGACTTTCTTGTCTGCTTGGTGTATCGGCAAGCAAAGCAAAAGAGATTGCTCAAATTGTGAAGCACACCAAAGAGGCACAATGTCAGATGCATACTCTTAAAGTCTGCCGCTCCGCATTGATGGCTCTGACCGGCTAA
- a CDS encoding BID domain-containing T4SS effector produces MKKNQPSSPSIPRSVEEARRRYEQALPREESPPEPLYATVNKNTSHTAKKPEQGVPQAPLFAASSPPQRPPRLRDRELHKPTIKEEEIVYASLVHPPHTDHKHPRKNPDNETLYATVAPQSQAMSPMREKEEEIVYASLVHPPHTGHKHPRKNPDNETLYATVAPQNLAPQSQAISLTREEMAIRIQKSPSVQAYQQEVLHWCQIVYGNSHVLQERVQEILQKPNLAEEVSWQVAANPQAIHKLAGVSMCGITNSTRRHAEAGLSHLCTAIENYGDAVKQAHENIMHIPHAEARRHGEDRTRSAQSLQPHHLEKGSASLSNEEMLGMVQSHTSIQRYHAQIGYWCQIVFGNSRILQERVQEILQKPNLAEEVSWQVAANPQAIHKLAGVNVCGITNSARRHAEAGLSHLCTAIENYGDAVKQVKESIVQKHQTRQNRQEQASGLSQSLQKQQALSKPPKLPERPAVTARNEETSKQQSPDVRPRRIGGGVKAMAFAS; encoded by the coding sequence ATGAAAAAAAACCAACCATCCTCTCCTTCTATCCCCCGTTCTGTGGAAGAAGCAAGAAGACGTTATGAACAAGCTCTTCCCAGAGAGGAATCTCCACCAGAACCCCTGTACGCAACAGTGAACAAAAACACATCTCATACAGCGAAAAAGCCAGAACAAGGAGTACCACAAGCGCCTCTCTTCGCAGCGAGTTCTCCTCCACAAAGGCCGCCTCGCCTGAGAGACAGGGAGCTCCATAAACCAACAATCAAAGAGGAGGAAATCGTATATGCATCGCTTGTTCATCCGCCTCACACGGACCACAAACACCCGAGAAAGAATCCAGACAATGAAACCCTCTACGCAACGGTTGCTCCCCAAAGTCAAGCAATGTCTCCCATGAGAGAGAAAGAGGAGGAAATCGTATATGCATCGCTTGTTCATCCGCCTCACACGGGCCACAAACACCCGAGAAAGAATCCAGACAATGAAACCCTCTACGCAACGGTTGCTCCCCAAAATCTAGCTCCCCAAAGTCAAGCAATATCTCTCACGAGAGAGGAAATGGCGATCAGGATTCAAAAGAGTCCATCGGTTCAAGCATATCAACAAGAAGTCTTACATTGGTGCCAAATTGTTTATGGCAATTCGCATGTTTTGCAAGAAAGAGTGCAGGAGATTCTCCAAAAACCCAATTTGGCAGAAGAGGTCTCATGGCAAGTTGCAGCAAATCCCCAGGCTATTCATAAGCTTGCAGGAGTTAGTATGTGTGGCATAACAAATAGTACCCGCAGACATGCTGAAGCAGGTCTTTCACATCTTTGTACTGCCATTGAGAACTATGGGGATGCTGTAAAACAAGCACACGAAAACATTATGCACATTCCTCACGCGGAAGCAAGACGTCATGGAGAGGACAGGACACGCAGTGCCCAAAGTCTGCAGCCGCATCATCTTGAAAAGGGAAGTGCATCTCTCTCAAATGAGGAAATGCTGGGCATGGTTCAAAGCCATACATCCATTCAAAGATATCATGCACAAATTGGCTATTGGTGCCAAATTGTTTTTGGCAATTCGCGTATTTTGCAAGAAAGAGTGCAGGAGATTCTCCAAAAACCCAATTTGGCAGAAGAAGTCTCATGGCAAGTTGCAGCAAATCCTCAGGCTATTCATAAGCTTGCAGGGGTTAATGTGTGTGGCATAACAAATAGTGCCCGCAGACATGCTGAAGCAGGCCTTTCACATCTTTGTACTGCCATTGAAAACTATGGGGATGCTGTAAAACAAGTAAAGGAAAGTATTGTGCAGAAGCACCAGACAAGGCAAAATCGCCAAGAACAGGCTTCTGGATTGTCTCAGAGCTTGCAAAAACAACAAGCCTTGTCTAAACCTCCTAAACTGCCTGAACGTCCAGCTGTAACCGCGCGTAATGAGGAAACCTCCAAGCAGCAATCACCAGACGTTCGACCTCGCAGAATTGGTGGGGGAGTGAAAGCAATGGCTTTCGCCAGCTAA
- a CDS encoding BID domain-containing T4SS effector, with product MKKHPLPSAFPAVKELRKRYEQSAAGTSIPKSLSARASPKDKRQPHTSQRPGKLQKPDEQSTATSEQSLLQALLYPTPPPQQPMRTKDREKSTAAVQEGETLYPMTVPQRPSRAKDKEKNAAPIQGGEALYTKAAPKRPPRAKDKEKSAAPIQGGEALYTKAAPKRPPRAKDKEKSAAPIQGGEVLYARAAPQKKRTIFSKGEISKRLQGSVSIQYCEAEIQHWCRVVYGNPHALKEEIATIKENPMFGEQLSWEVANHPTFFHKLAGNKMLGIKNSARKEAEAGLPSLCNAIGDYAKTVKREKESILQNYHAEQKRYEQPMERVQMVEKPRKPLHLEKEMAPLSNKEIAYRIQRDTSVQYGQAEIQYWCHIVYDNPCLLRERTEEIQKNPAMGEELSWQVANHPTFFAKFAGHQTLGIKNEVRKKAEAGLSSLCNALDSYTNAVKQAKESIIKEHQEKQNRQGQSARLAQELQKKHVLSKWPKLPEHSTVTARHESGETSKQVDSKPPDVRPRKVGTTKAMAFTH from the coding sequence ATGAAAAAACACCCACTCCCTTCAGCATTTCCTGCAGTGAAAGAATTAAGGAAACGCTATGAACAATCTGCTGCAGGAACATCTATACCCAAAAGCCTATCAGCAAGGGCTTCTCCCAAAGATAAAAGACAGCCGCACACGTCACAAAGGCCTGGAAAATTGCAAAAACCTGATGAACAATCTACTGCTACATCAGAACAAAGCTTGCTACAAGCGCTTCTCTACCCAACACCTCCTCCACAACAACCAATGCGCACCAAAGACAGGGAGAAGAGCACCGCAGCTGTTCAAGAGGGTGAAACTCTCTATCCAATGACTGTTCCACAAAGACCATCTCGTGCAAAAGATAAAGAGAAAAACGCCGCACCCATCCAAGGGGGTGAAGCTCTCTACACAAAGGCTGCTCCAAAAAGACCACCTCGTGCAAAAGATAAAGAGAAAAGCGCCGCACCCATCCAAGGGGGTGAAGCTCTCTACACAAAGGCTGCTCCAAAAAGGCCACCTCGTGCAAAAGATAAAGAGAAAAGCGCCGCACCCATCCAAGGGGGTGAAGTTCTCTACGCAAGGGCTGCTCCACAAAAGAAAAGAACGATTTTCTCGAAAGGCGAGATTTCGAAAAGGCTTCAGGGAAGTGTATCGATCCAATATTGTGAAGCAGAAATTCAACATTGGTGTAGAGTTGTTTATGGTAACCCACACGCTCTAAAGGAAGAAATTGCAACGATTAAAGAAAACCCCATGTTTGGAGAACAGCTCTCATGGGAAGTTGCAAACCATCCTACGTTTTTTCATAAGCTTGCGGGTAACAAAATGCTTGGCATAAAAAACAGCGCACGCAAAGAAGCTGAAGCAGGTCTTCCTTCTCTCTGTAACGCCATTGGCGATTATGCAAAGACTGTAAAAAGGGAAAAAGAGAGCATCTTGCAAAATTATCATGCCGAGCAAAAACGCTATGAACAACCGATGGAGAGGGTGCAAATGGTCGAAAAGCCGCGAAAGCCACTTCATCTTGAAAAGGAAATGGCCCCTCTTTCGAACAAAGAAATTGCTTACAGGATTCAAAGAGATACATCGGTTCAATATGGTCAAGCAGAAATACAATATTGGTGCCACATTGTTTATGACAATCCGTGTCTCTTGCGGGAAAGGACAGAGGAGATCCAAAAAAATCCTGCTATGGGAGAAGAGCTTTCATGGCAAGTTGCAAATCATCCTACATTTTTTGCTAAGTTCGCGGGTCACCAAACGCTTGGCATAAAAAACGAGGTGCGCAAAAAAGCTGAAGCAGGTCTTTCTTCCCTTTGTAACGCTCTTGACAGTTATACAAATGCTGTAAAACAAGCAAAAGAGAGCATTATCAAGGAACATCAAGAAAAACAAAATCGCCAAGGACAGTCTGCTAGGTTAGCGCAAGAATTGCAAAAAAAGCACGTTTTATCAAAGTGGCCTAAACTGCCTGAGCATTCAACAGTCACCGCGCGTCATGAGAGTGGAGAAACCTCCAAACAAGTAGACAGCAAACCGCCTGACGTTCGACCACGCAAAGTTGGGACAACAAAAGCAATGGCTTTCACTCACTAA
- a CDS encoding BID domain-containing T4SS effector, with the protein MKKNQPAPSAPLSVKELKKRYEQPATRISSPETLSARISPKDKRQASPKLEALKKRYEHPPTETSSSESLSATIAPQRPLRMKEKLAQMEQAKETADVKIVPPQRPPRMKEKLAKMEQDRETADAMAAPPKPPRMKKKLAQMEQAREIGDAMAAPPKPPRMKEKLAQMEQAREIGDAMAAPPKPPRMKEKLAQMEQAREIGDAMAAPPKPPRMKARGQSSIAAESETLYATAAPQKPLHVRKTLVNTMEQKLLIDAYQEEIRYWCGMVYGDRLILDERMEEVQKNPALGEQLSREVAENPQSIAQFAGKKMLGLKTKARKEAEENFSSLCATLEGYVYTVKYSQETTMRVTHAEQSHHEEPTLRGQRAENLRKPLHPEKEMAPLSNKEIANRIQRDPSVQYAQAEVCYWCKIAYGDPSILQERIEEIQKSPSMGEELSWQVANHPTFFHKLAGRQMLGIKNQTRKKAEEGLSTLCSAIENYADIVKQVRDNIVQTHQAQQNCQEQSVELAQDLQKQQALSKRHKLPEYSTVTAHEGVEASRQAQQQSPDVRPRKVGAAKAMAFAS; encoded by the coding sequence ATGAAAAAAAACCAACCAGCCCCTTCTGCACCTCTTTCGGTGAAAGAATTAAAAAAACGCTACGAACAGCCTGCCACAAGAATATCCTCTCCAGAAACCCTCTCTGCAAGGATTTCTCCAAAAGACAAAAGACAGGCTTCCCCGAAACTGGAAGCATTAAAAAAACGCTATGAACACCCTCCCACAGAAACATCTTCTTCAGAATCTCTATCTGCAACGATTGCCCCACAAAGACCACTTCGCATGAAAGAGAAATTGGCTCAGATGGAGCAAGCAAAAGAAACTGCAGATGTAAAGATTGTCCCACCACAAAGACCACCTCGCATGAAAGAGAAATTGGCTAAAATGGAACAAGACAGAGAAACTGCAGATGCAATGGCTGCTCCACCAAAACCACCTCGCATGAAAAAGAAATTGGCTCAGATGGAACAAGCCAGAGAAATTGGAGACGCAATGGCTGCTCCACCAAAGCCACCTCGCATGAAAGAGAAATTGGCTCAGATGGAACAAGCCAGAGAAATTGGAGACGCAATGGCTGCTCCACCAAAGCCACCTCGCATGAAAGAGAAATTGGCTCAGATGGAACAAGCCAGAGAAATTGGAGACGCAATGGCTGCTCCACCAAAGCCACCTCGCATGAAAGCCAGAGGGCAAAGCAGTATCGCCGCAGAAAGTGAAACCCTCTACGCTACAGCTGCTCCGCAAAAACCACTTCACGTGAGAAAGACACTTGTTAACACAATGGAACAAAAGCTCTTGATCGACGCATATCAGGAAGAAATTCGATATTGGTGCGGAATGGTTTATGGCGATCGGCTTATTTTAGACGAAAGAATGGAAGAGGTTCAAAAAAACCCTGCTCTGGGAGAACAGCTCTCACGAGAAGTTGCAGAAAATCCCCAGTCTATTGCTCAATTCGCTGGTAAAAAAATGCTTGGCTTGAAAACGAAGGCACGCAAAGAAGCTGAAGAAAATTTTTCATCTCTTTGTGCTACTCTTGAGGGTTATGTATATACTGTAAAATACTCACAAGAAACCACTATGCGTGTTACTCATGCAGAACAAAGCCACCATGAAGAACCAACACTGAGAGGACAAAGAGCTGAAAATCTACGAAAGCCGCTTCATCCTGAAAAGGAGATGGCACCTCTTTCGAATAAGGAAATTGCCAACAGGATTCAAAGAGATCCATCGGTTCAATATGCTCAAGCAGAAGTCTGCTATTGGTGCAAAATCGCTTATGGCGACCCGAGTATTTTGCAGGAAAGAATTGAAGAGATTCAAAAAAGTCCCAGCATGGGAGAAGAGCTTTCATGGCAAGTTGCAAACCATCCTACGTTTTTTCATAAGCTTGCGGGTAGGCAAATGCTTGGCATAAAAAATCAAACACGCAAAAAAGCCGAAGAAGGTCTTTCTACCTTATGTAGCGCCATTGAAAATTATGCAGATATTGTAAAACAAGTAAGAGACAATATTGTGCAAACCCATCAAGCACAACAAAACTGCCAAGAACAGTCTGTGGAATTGGCTCAAGACTTGCAAAAACAGCAAGCTTTATCAAAGCGGCATAAGCTGCCTGAGTATTCAACAGTTACTGCGCATGAGGGTGTAGAAGCCTCCAGGCAAGCACAGCAGCAATCGCCAGACGTTCGACCACGCAAAGTTGGGGCAGCAAAAGCAATGGCTTTCGCCAGCTAA
- the murJ gene encoding murein biosynthesis integral membrane protein MurJ, with protein sequence MTLIKKFATVASGTLMSRIFGFIREMLMAAALGTGPVSDAFNAAFRFPNTFRRFFAEGAFNAAFVPLFAKKITKDGQETACKFAEEVFGVLFSLLLLLTIVMELSMPFLVRTIIAPGFAEDATKFNATIHFTAIMFPYLTCMSLAAMMGGMLNALRRYFIAAIAPLFLNIILISVLAYAWIYQFDAWHIGLNLSWGVLAAGLLQLALIAVALRQSGMKIFLRRPHLSPNVRKLLTLAFPAAITGGITQINLLINTNIASSQSGAVSSLMYADRLYQLPLGVIAIAVATVLLPELTRALRSKNHKETHDLQNRSIELTLLLTLPASVAFLLLSHPIVSLLFERGQFTSESTHHVAQLLGLYGLGLPAFVLIKVFIPNFFAHEDTKTPMIFTGICVFINISLALILFPILSARGIVIAEITSGWVNTLLLWGILIKRGYWKYDTQLIKRMVCLIITTLLNAIALYYVLDILCFFSFPLSSQASFFLRALTLAGIMIVIFLVYCMAYFLLGTRSFFLTLKNFKKRL encoded by the coding sequence ATGACCCTGATTAAAAAATTTGCAACTGTTGCTTCTGGAACCCTCATGAGCCGTATTTTTGGCTTTATACGCGAAATGCTGATGGCCGCAGCCCTGGGAACTGGTCCTGTTTCCGATGCCTTTAACGCTGCTTTTCGTTTTCCCAACACATTCCGCCGATTTTTTGCTGAAGGCGCCTTTAATGCAGCTTTTGTTCCTCTTTTTGCAAAAAAAATTACTAAAGATGGTCAAGAAACTGCATGCAAATTTGCAGAAGAGGTGTTTGGTGTTCTTTTTTCGCTGCTGTTACTTTTAACCATTGTCATGGAATTAAGTATGCCTTTTTTAGTACGAACCATAATTGCCCCAGGTTTTGCAGAGGATGCGACAAAATTTAACGCTACAATTCATTTTACCGCAATCATGTTTCCCTATTTAACATGCATGTCTTTAGCAGCCATGATGGGGGGCATGTTAAATGCCTTGCGGCGCTATTTTATCGCAGCCATCGCCCCCCTCTTTTTAAATATTATTTTGATTAGCGTGCTTGCCTATGCTTGGATATACCAATTTGATGCTTGGCATATCGGCTTAAATCTTTCCTGGGGCGTCTTGGCTGCAGGACTTCTCCAACTCGCCTTAATCGCGGTTGCTCTGCGTCAAAGTGGAATGAAAATTTTCCTCCGCCGTCCCCATCTTAGCCCCAATGTTCGCAAGCTTTTAACATTGGCATTCCCTGCTGCTATCACAGGAGGGATTACGCAAATCAATTTATTAATCAATACCAACATTGCTTCCAGCCAATCGGGTGCTGTATCCTCTTTGATGTATGCCGATCGTCTTTACCAATTACCACTCGGTGTGATAGCAATTGCCGTTGCAACCGTTCTTTTACCAGAATTAACAAGAGCCCTCCGCAGTAAAAACCACAAAGAAACCCACGATTTGCAAAACCGCTCTATTGAATTGACCCTGTTGTTAACTTTACCTGCATCCGTGGCTTTTCTGCTGCTCTCTCACCCAATTGTCAGTTTACTTTTTGAGCGTGGACAATTTACCAGTGAATCAACACACCATGTTGCACAATTACTTGGGCTTTATGGGCTAGGACTTCCAGCTTTTGTACTGATCAAAGTCTTTATTCCTAATTTCTTTGCCCATGAAGATACAAAAACACCAATGATTTTCACAGGTATTTGCGTTTTTATCAATATCAGCCTAGCCTTAATCCTCTTTCCAATTTTGTCAGCACGGGGCATTGTCATTGCTGAAATTACCTCTGGGTGGGTTAACACACTATTGCTTTGGGGCATTCTCATCAAACGTGGTTATTGGAAATACGATACACAACTGATAAAACGAATGGTATGTTTGATTATCACGACTCTTTTAAATGCTATAGCCCTATATTATGTGCTTGATATTCTTTGCTTTTTTTCTTTCCCTTTATCCTCACAAGCATCGTTTTTCTTGCGTGCTCTCACCTTGGCAGGGATCATGATTGTCATATTCTTGGTATATTGTATGGCCTATTTTTTACTTGGCACCCGTTCCTTTTTCCTCACCCTTAAAAATTTTAAAAAACGTCTATAA